GCAGTCCTGCGCCGAGTACCGGCACGCACCGTCATCGAAAGTCGAACCAGCTGATGCCGATTCCCCCCGCCCGCACACTCCGTTCCGGCGCCCCCGCGACGAACGGTGCATCGGCGCGGCCCGGCGTGGACCGGCCGCACACGGTGTCGGTGGTCGTGCCGGTGTACCGGGGCGAGGACACGATCGCCGGCCTGGTCGCCGAGCTGCACGATCTCACGCGCTCCTCCGAGACTCCCGGCGGCACGGCGTTCACCGTCACCGAGATCATCCTGGTGCACGATCACGGCCCGGACCGCTCCGATGTGGTCCTGCAGGAATTGCAGCGGACCTACCCCGCGGTGCGCACCGTCTGGCTCAGCCGGAACTTCGGCCAGGATGCCGCCACGATCGCCGGAATGTCGGTCGCCGCCGGTGACTGGATCGTCACCATGGACGAGGACGGCCAGCACGATCCCCGCTTCATCAGCACGTTCCTGGACACGGCGCTGGCGCAGCGCGCCGATCTCGTCTACTCCAAGCCCAGCAACACCCGGCCGCACGGATTCCTGCGCAATCTGACCTCGCGCGGAGCGAAGCTGGTGCTCGCGACGCTGTTCGCGTTCCCGGATTCCACCCGGTTCGAGAGCTACCGGCTGATCCGCGGGGACATCGGCAGGCAGCTCGCCGAGGTCGCCTCCAACGGCGTCTACCTGGACGTCGCGCTGACCTGGGTGGTCGGCGCCGTCGCGCAGGCGCCGGTGGTGCTGCGCGCCGAAGGCCGGGAGGAGTCCGGCTACAACTACCGCCGCCTGTTCTCCCTGTTCTGGAAGATGGTGCTGTGCAGTGGCACCCGCGGTCTGCGGTTGGTCAGCCTGCTCGGCGTCACCCTGGCGCTGGCCGGCGGGGTGATGGCCGCGATCGTCGTCTTCGAAGCGCTGACCACCGACGGCTGGGCGCCCGAAGGCTGGGCCTCCACCATCGTGGTACTGCTGCTGTGCTCCGGCGCCATCCTGTTCTCACTCGGGCTCATCGCCGAGTATCTGGGCGTGGCCCTGCACATCCTGGTGGGCAAGCCCCTCTATCTGACCGTCGAGACGCCGACACCGCGTCCGGCGGACGCTTCGGAACCGACCGCCACCACCGCCAGCAGGGGGACCGACCGGGTTGAGCACTGACCGCGTCATCTTCAGCCGCCCGTACCGGGCGCGCCGGGAACTAGCGAACCTGGAGGCGGTGCTGGCCTCCGACCACAGCCATGGCGACGGACAGTTCACCGCGTCGGCCACCGCGAAGCTGA
Above is a genomic segment from Nocardia sputorum containing:
- a CDS encoding glycosyltransferase, which gives rise to MPIPPARTLRSGAPATNGASARPGVDRPHTVSVVVPVYRGEDTIAGLVAELHDLTRSSETPGGTAFTVTEIILVHDHGPDRSDVVLQELQRTYPAVRTVWLSRNFGQDAATIAGMSVAAGDWIVTMDEDGQHDPRFISTFLDTALAQRADLVYSKPSNTRPHGFLRNLTSRGAKLVLATLFAFPDSTRFESYRLIRGDIGRQLAEVASNGVYLDVALTWVVGAVAQAPVVLRAEGREESGYNYRRLFSLFWKMVLCSGTRGLRLVSLLGVTLALAGGVMAAIVVFEALTTDGWAPEGWASTIVVLLLCSGAILFSLGLIAEYLGVALHILVGKPLYLTVETPTPRPADASEPTATTASRGTDRVEH